From Heliomicrobium modesticaldum Ice1, a single genomic window includes:
- a CDS encoding ATP-binding protein has translation MHTQARFHVPCQTGWRKLLPLSITKRFYLAMVLLVLLHTFLLSGIVHMGFLKKERFERSNDLVAAAVELEKGASAGRWPEASDDISRMYPGLTVGYYSRAQGQFLALRRQEQYRIRVLDYIFSLRSTGISSFSEQEQAELASSLTLLNGTERSEPAFMGWWNSPVLGLVQPIAGEQSLYCVAFVRLTDFHLPVLLRTAEVIVVETILAGILIACAWQIFTRFRAEIEGFGMAAMVDDDQVPPNVLPELNPLVDKVRANSRHIRRVKRNLAREVTKRMQAVNALTTSEARFTKAFHANPHPMCITSMEDGRFIEVNESFLQATGYERDEVIGQQLPELGLIKEERGGAVPGGFPASASPLGAPAVTGAPVQGAFRNIERKITAKRGEARIWLVSAEVIQLEGRACHLYSVNDITEIRKLEGEFARLDRLNLVAQMAAGIGHEIRNPMTTVRGFLQILRAKDELANHWEHFDLMIEELDRANAIISEFLSLAKHKVDDLRLQNLNAIIRALYPLLEADASLGKKAIRLELGPIPETYLGEKEIRQLVLNLVRNGLEAMGEGGELIIRSYREGDAVVLAVCDQGSGISPDALAQLGTPFFTTKEQGTGLGLAVCQNIVVRHRARMTVETGEQGTTFFVHFPCSVDFSQASLSTANNFHYTGF, from the coding sequence ATGCATACTCAGGCACGGTTCCACGTCCCCTGTCAGACCGGGTGGAGAAAACTGCTCCCCTTGTCGATCACGAAACGCTTTTACCTGGCCATGGTGCTCCTTGTCCTTCTCCATACATTTTTGCTGAGCGGAATCGTTCACATGGGCTTTTTGAAAAAAGAGCGCTTTGAGCGGTCGAACGATCTCGTCGCCGCCGCTGTAGAGTTGGAGAAAGGGGCTTCTGCCGGGCGCTGGCCAGAGGCGAGCGACGACATCTCTCGGATGTATCCCGGCTTGACGGTCGGGTACTACTCGAGAGCGCAAGGCCAGTTTCTCGCTTTGCGTCGCCAAGAGCAATACCGCATCCGCGTGCTGGACTATATTTTTTCCCTGCGAAGTACAGGCATTTCAAGTTTTTCAGAGCAGGAACAAGCAGAACTGGCTTCCTCCCTGACGTTGCTTAATGGGACAGAGCGAAGCGAACCGGCTTTCATGGGATGGTGGAACTCCCCGGTCCTCGGCCTGGTTCAGCCGATCGCCGGCGAGCAATCGCTCTATTGCGTCGCTTTCGTCCGGCTGACAGACTTTCATCTTCCCGTCCTGTTGCGGACGGCCGAGGTGATCGTCGTAGAGACCATCCTGGCGGGGATCCTGATCGCTTGCGCGTGGCAGATTTTCACCCGTTTTCGCGCGGAGATCGAGGGTTTTGGTATGGCTGCCATGGTGGATGACGATCAGGTGCCGCCGAATGTGCTCCCGGAATTGAATCCGCTGGTCGATAAGGTGCGGGCGAACTCGCGCCATATCCGGCGGGTGAAGCGGAACCTTGCTCGGGAGGTGACCAAACGGATGCAGGCCGTCAACGCCCTGACCACGTCGGAGGCGAGATTCACCAAAGCCTTTCACGCCAATCCCCACCCTATGTGCATCACTTCCATGGAGGACGGACGCTTCATAGAAGTCAACGAGAGCTTCCTGCAAGCCACCGGGTACGAACGGGACGAGGTGATCGGGCAACAGTTGCCGGAGCTGGGCCTCATCAAAGAAGAGAGAGGCGGAGCGGTACCGGGCGGATTCCCCGCGAGCGCCTCGCCCCTAGGCGCCCCAGCCGTGACAGGCGCTCCTGTCCAAGGCGCCTTTCGCAATATAGAGCGCAAGATCACCGCCAAAAGAGGGGAGGCCCGGATCTGGCTCGTGTCGGCAGAGGTGATCCAGCTGGAGGGACGGGCCTGCCACCTCTATTCAGTCAACGATATCACGGAGATCCGCAAGTTGGAAGGGGAGTTTGCCCGCCTCGACCGGCTGAATCTGGTGGCGCAGATGGCTGCCGGTATCGGCCATGAGATCCGCAACCCCATGACAACGGTGCGCGGTTTTCTTCAGATTCTGAGGGCAAAAGACGAATTGGCGAACCATTGGGAGCACTTCGACCTGATGATTGAAGAGCTCGACCGCGCCAACGCGATCATCTCTGAGTTCTTGTCCCTGGCCAAACATAAGGTGGATGATCTCCGCCTGCAAAATCTGAACGCCATCATCCGAGCGCTCTATCCCCTCCTGGAGGCGGACGCCTCTTTAGGCAAAAAAGCCATCCGGCTGGAATTGGGCCCCATTCCGGAAACGTATCTCGGAGAAAAGGAGATCCGCCAGCTGGTGCTCAACCTGGTTCGCAACGGTCTCGAAGCGATGGGGGAAGGCGGGGAGCTGATCATCCGCAGCTATCGTGAAGGTGATGCGGTGGTGCTGGCCGTCTGCGATCAGGGAAGCGGGATCAGCCCCGATGCACTAGCCCAGTTGGGCACACCCTTCTTCACGACGAAGGAACAGGGGACAGGGCTGGGACTGGCGGTCTGCCAAAATATTGTCGTTCGCCACCGGGCCCGCATGACTGTAGAAACGGGGGAACAGGGGACCACCTTTTTTGTACATTTTCCCTG
- a CDS encoding LysR family transcriptional regulator: MLDSQLAIFKTVVDKGSISLAAQELHMTQSAVSQQILNLEAHFSVKLFDRLHRRLLITTAGKTLYPFAVELEQLYGRARNAMQELTQDISGLLRIGASMTIGEYLLPKLLVLFRQTHPRVSIAMDVSNSDHITAMVATGQLDLGFIESPDQLPGVLTAFPCGGDQLVIVGPADTADSAPLSLAELFQHHWVLREPLSGTRRFFEQFLQSRGAQPADLQVVMELGSTQAIKEAVKAGLGFSVLSRFAVTEEVAQQSLAIIPLAEGPIDRTFTLFYHREKFTTLAVDSFLDFILHQVISPASPKSRAQADESPEEGQPFRENL; the protein is encoded by the coding sequence ATGCTCGACAGCCAACTAGCGATCTTTAAAACGGTCGTTGACAAAGGCAGCATATCCCTGGCGGCACAGGAGCTGCATATGACCCAGTCGGCCGTCAGCCAGCAGATCCTGAACCTGGAGGCGCACTTTTCCGTCAAACTTTTTGACCGCCTTCATCGGCGGCTGTTGATCACGACTGCCGGCAAGACGCTCTACCCCTTTGCCGTCGAATTGGAACAACTCTATGGACGGGCGCGCAATGCCATGCAGGAACTGACGCAGGATATCAGCGGGCTGCTCCGCATCGGCGCCAGCATGACTATCGGCGAGTACCTGCTGCCCAAGCTGCTTGTCCTCTTCCGGCAGACCCACCCGCGGGTGTCCATTGCCATGGATGTGTCTAATTCCGATCACATCACCGCCATGGTCGCCACGGGACAACTGGATCTGGGATTCATCGAAAGCCCGGACCAGCTCCCCGGCGTGCTCACCGCCTTTCCCTGCGGCGGCGACCAACTGGTGATCGTCGGGCCAGCCGACACCGCGGACAGCGCGCCCCTTTCCCTGGCGGAGCTCTTTCAGCACCACTGGGTGCTGCGGGAACCCCTGTCGGGAACGCGCCGTTTTTTTGAACAGTTTCTCCAATCCCGCGGCGCCCAACCTGCCGATCTGCAGGTGGTGATGGAGCTGGGCAGCACCCAGGCGATCAAGGAGGCGGTGAAAGCCGGACTTGGCTTCTCCGTCCTCTCCCGGTTCGCTGTCACGGAGGAAGTCGCTCAACAATCGCTGGCGATCATCCCCCTGGCCGAGGGGCCCATCGACCGGACTTTTACACTCTTTTACCATCGTGAGAAGTTCACGACCTTGGCGGTGGACTCCTTTCTGGACTTCATCCTCCACCAGGTCATCTCGCCGGCGTCGCCCAAGTCGCGAGCACAGGCTGATGAATCGCCCGAGGAGGGGCAGCCTTTCCGGGAGAACCTGTAG